A stretch of DNA from Erwinia aphidicola:
ACCTTACCAACCGCAGTGGCGACCACCAGCGCCAGTAGCAAAACCGGTGCGGCTGCCACCACCCCTGACAGCACGCTGGACGCGACTCCCGGCGGCGACAGCGCCGCCAGCGGTGAAAATTTGCCGCAGGGGTTTCTCACTCTGCTGGGGAACCGACTGCTATCGCTGGCGCAGCAGGGTGCCAGCGCCGCCCCTCAGGATGACACGGCGCAAAATGTTACCGCCGATGGGAAAGCACCGGCAAAAACCAGCATCAGCGATCTGCTGGCCGCGCTGGATAAGCCCGAGACGCTGACCGCGCTGCTGCAACCGCAAAAAGCCAGCACGGAAAAAAGCCCGGACAGCGAGGAGAAAGCCGCGCCGGTGGAGCTGAGCAGCAGCGATTTGCAGGCGTTACAGGCGCTGTACGCCATGCTGCCCAACGCTGCCGCAGTGCCCGTCGCCAGCGGTAACAGCAGCAGCAAAAACAGTGACCTGCTGAGCAGCGATCTGAGCAAGAGCAGCAAAGGCTCGACGCTGAACGCGTTAAGCGCGGCGTTGGGTAAAGTGAGCAGCGACGACGCTGACGCCGCGGGCACAGCCACCACGAAAACCGGCAGCGCTGGCGTACTGCTGCCGGGCAACTCCGACAGCGCGACTGCTGCGGCAAAATTCAGCGCTAACCCGGGTGCGCAGACGCTTGACTCAGCTTTTCAGCAGGTTATGAGCCACGTCAGCAAAGATAACGACAAAGAAAATTCAAGTTCTGCCCTCAACGCGACGATAACCAATAATGTGATCAGCGCCGCTTCTTCCGCGCAGACCCCGACTTCAACCTCGGCGGTCAGCGCGCCGGCAACGCCACTGCTGAATTCTCAGCTTGGCAGCCCGGAATGGCAGCAGGCACTGGGACAACAGATCCTGATGTTCAGCCGCAACGGGCAGCAGACCGCCGAGTTGCATCTGCATCCGCAGGACCTGGGCAGCATCCAGATCTCTTTGAAGCTGGATAATGACCAGGCCCAGCTGAGTATGGTGTCGAACCATAGCCAGGTCAGGGCCGCGCTTGAGGCCGCTATCCCTCAACTGCGTACCTCACTGGCTGAAAGCGGCATCAGCCTGGGTCAAAGTAATGTCAGTAGCGATGCATTCCAGCAGGGTCAGTCCTTTAATGGCCAGCAGGAACAGCAGCGTAATAACAACGGAAACCCGTTTAGTCTTGCTAATGAAAATGACAGTGATGTGACGCAAATTGCCGTACCTGCCGCCCTGCAGGCGCGTGCAGCTGGCTCCAATGCTGTTGATATTTTCGCCTGACGGCAACAAACGCGCAAGCTGATGGCAAAACTCGCGTCTTTTCTGCCTATTGTTTGGCGCAAGACGCGGGATAATTCGCTCATAAAGCCGTGGGACAGTGAGAAATATGACGTGGCACCGCCCCTCGAAAATAATCACAGGAAGTTACAGCTAATATGACTGATAACGCTAAAGCCAAAAGCGGCAAACGTAAGCTCCTGATACCCGTGTTACTGATCGTGACTCTGGTCGCTTGCAGCGTGGCGGGATATACAGTCTGGCACATGATGAAGGCGCCGAAAGATGCCGCTGCGGCTGCAAAGCCTGAGCCGCCACCTGCCCCGGTCTTTTTTGCTCTGGATACGTTTACGGTCAACTTGATCAACCCAGACAACGACCCGGATCGCGTGCTTTATGTCGGCTTCACCCTGCGCTTGCCGGATGAAGAGACCCGTCGTCGCATGAACGATTATCTGCCGGAAGTACGCAGCCGTTTACTGCTGCTGCTGTCGCGTCAGAATGCTACGGGCCTCGCCAATGAGCAGGGCAAGCAGCAGTTAGTGACACAGATTAAACAGGTACTGGCACCTCCGCTGGTGCAGGGACAACCACAGCAGGTCGTGACAGATGTACTGTTTACGGCCTTCATTCTGCGGTGATGGATATACATGGGCGATAACATTCTTTCTCAGGCAGAAATTGACGCACTACTCAATGGCGACAGCGATAGTGCGGCAGAAGATAAGGTCAGTACCGGGGGCGAAAGCGATATTCGCCCTTACGATCCCAATACTCAGCGCCGCGTGGTACGCGAGCGTCTGCAGGCACTGGAGATCATCAACGAACGTTTTGCGCGTTCTTACCGTATGGCGCTGTTTAATCTGCTGCGTCGCAGCCCGGATATTTCCGTCGGTGCGATAAAGATCCAGCCATACCATGAGTTTGCCCGCAATCTGCCGGTACCTACCAACCTTAACCTTATCCACCTCAAGCCGCTGCGTGGCACGGCGCTGGTGGTATTTTCGCCGAGTCTGGTGTTTATCGCCGTTGATAACCTGTTTGGTGGTGACGGCCGTTTTC
This window harbors:
- the fliL gene encoding flagellar basal body-associated protein FliL; its protein translation is MTDNAKAKSGKRKLLIPVLLIVTLVACSVAGYTVWHMMKAPKDAAAAAKPEPPPAPVFFALDTFTVNLINPDNDPDRVLYVGFTLRLPDEETRRRMNDYLPEVRSRLLLLLSRQNATGLANEQGKQQLVTQIKQVLAPPLVQGQPQQVVTDVLFTAFILR
- a CDS encoding flagellar hook-length control protein FliK; its protein translation is MITLPTAVATTSASSKTGAAATTPDSTLDATPGGDSAASGENLPQGFLTLLGNRLLSLAQQGASAAPQDDTAQNVTADGKAPAKTSISDLLAALDKPETLTALLQPQKASTEKSPDSEEKAAPVELSSSDLQALQALYAMLPNAAAVPVASGNSSSKNSDLLSSDLSKSSKGSTLNALSAALGKVSSDDADAAGTATTKTGSAGVLLPGNSDSATAAAKFSANPGAQTLDSAFQQVMSHVSKDNDKENSSSALNATITNNVISAASSAQTPTSTSAVSAPATPLLNSQLGSPEWQQALGQQILMFSRNGQQTAELHLHPQDLGSIQISLKLDNDQAQLSMVSNHSQVRAALEAAIPQLRTSLAESGISLGQSNVSSDAFQQGQSFNGQQEQQRNNNGNPFSLANENDSDVTQIAVPAALQARAAGSNAVDIFA